A single window of Rhizobium indicum DNA harbors:
- a CDS encoding glycosyltransferase family 2 protein, with amino-acid sequence MSNVSQIGHGVRTAKAVTADAFDPVFTGWNRVAYGFGILCWLTALGYFWIWWCQSAHIISWATFVLVTLVLAWITLVPAYFILIFLDARTVSPRAGLPEGRVAMVVTKAPSEPFAVVRTTLQAMLDQIGVDFDVWLADEDPSEETRRWCAAHGVLISTRKGVAEYHRTTWPRRTRCKEGNLAYFYDHFGYARYDFVAQFDADHVPTPTYLREILRPFADPEIGYVSAPSICDANAGTSWAARGRLYAEASLHGSLQTGYNNGWAPLCIGSHYAVRTAALRQIGGLGPELAEDHSTTLMMNAGGWRGVHAVDAIAHGDGPANFTDLVVQEFQWSRSLVTILLQHSRRHIMHLPWRLRFQFVFSQLWYPLFSVFMAMMFLLPVAALLTGRVFVNVTYPDFLLHFAPMSIVLTLFAFFWRTTATFRPHDAKLLGWEGLAFIFLRWPWSLAGSLAAVRDYICGSFVDFRITPKGRQQRSLPLRVIAPYIGLAGLSAAAMMFATDAAAAQGFYVFAMINLTVYLSLTVLIVIRHAVENDLPRLPQSRGLWLATATGLAIFVAGGTQAGSHGLRGLEALSHGQTFVSFTETQFAVAGAGLGGGKTRIVKFHLRWNGFGRTGRDEQGA; translated from the coding sequence ATGAGCAATGTCTCGCAAATCGGCCATGGCGTCAGGACGGCCAAAGCCGTCACTGCTGATGCATTCGATCCTGTTTTCACCGGCTGGAACCGTGTCGCCTATGGCTTCGGCATTCTCTGCTGGCTGACGGCACTCGGCTATTTCTGGATCTGGTGGTGCCAGTCCGCCCATATCATTTCCTGGGCCACCTTCGTGCTCGTCACCCTCGTGCTTGCCTGGATCACGCTTGTGCCGGCCTATTTCATCCTGATCTTCCTCGATGCGAGGACGGTCAGCCCTCGCGCAGGGCTGCCGGAAGGGCGGGTGGCTATGGTCGTCACCAAGGCGCCGTCCGAGCCCTTTGCCGTCGTCCGCACTACGCTGCAGGCGATGCTCGACCAGATCGGCGTCGATTTCGATGTCTGGCTCGCCGACGAGGACCCTTCGGAGGAAACCAGGCGCTGGTGTGCGGCGCACGGCGTGCTGATCTCCACCCGAAAAGGTGTGGCGGAGTATCATCGCACCACCTGGCCGCGCCGGACGCGTTGCAAGGAAGGCAACCTCGCCTATTTCTACGACCATTTCGGCTATGCGCGCTACGATTTCGTCGCCCAGTTCGATGCCGACCATGTGCCGACGCCGACCTACCTCCGTGAAATCCTGCGCCCCTTCGCCGATCCCGAGATCGGCTACGTCTCCGCTCCGAGCATTTGCGATGCCAATGCCGGGACAAGCTGGGCGGCGCGCGGCAGGCTCTATGCGGAGGCAAGCCTGCACGGTTCGCTGCAGACGGGTTACAACAACGGCTGGGCACCTCTTTGTATCGGCTCCCATTATGCGGTTCGCACCGCCGCCCTTCGTCAGATCGGCGGCCTCGGCCCGGAACTTGCGGAAGACCATTCGACGACGCTGATGATGAATGCCGGCGGCTGGCGTGGCGTGCATGCCGTCGATGCGATCGCGCATGGCGACGGACCGGCGAATTTCACCGACCTCGTCGTCCAGGAATTTCAGTGGTCGCGCAGCCTGGTCACCATTCTGTTGCAGCATTCGCGCCGCCACATCATGCACCTGCCCTGGCGGCTGAGGTTCCAGTTCGTGTTCTCGCAGCTCTGGTACCCGCTCTTTTCCGTCTTCATGGCCATGATGTTCCTGCTGCCGGTTGCTGCGCTGCTGACGGGCCGTGTCTTCGTCAATGTCACCTATCCGGATTTCCTGCTGCATTTCGCGCCGATGTCGATTGTCTTGACGCTGTTTGCCTTCTTCTGGCGGACAACGGCAACCTTCAGGCCGCACGATGCGAAACTGCTCGGCTGGGAAGGGCTTGCCTTCATCTTTCTGCGCTGGCCATGGTCGCTTGCCGGCAGCCTTGCCGCTGTTCGCGACTATATCTGCGGCTCCTTCGTCGATTTCCGCATCACGCCGAAGGGAAGGCAGCAGCGGTCTTTGCCGCTGCGCGTCATCGCGCCCTATATCGGGCTCGCCGGCCTTTCCGCCGCCGCAATGATGTTTGCGACCGATGCCGCGGCCGCCCAGGGTTTTTATGTTTTCGCCATGATCAACCTCACGGTCTACCTGTCGCTGACGGTACTGATCGTTATTCGCCACGCGGTCGAAAACGATCTGCCGCGGCTGCCGCAATCGCGCGGGCTGTGGCTTGCGACAGCCACCGGGCTTGCGATTTTTGTCGCCGGCGGCACGCAGGCGGGGAGCCACGGCCTGCGCGGCCTCGAAGCTCTTTCGCACGGCCAGACGTTCGTCAGTTTCACCGAAACGCAATTTGCCGTGGCCGGCGCCGGCCTCGGTGGCGGCAAGACCAGGATCGTGAAATTCCACCTGAGATGGAATGGTTTCGGCAGAACCGGCCGAGACGAACAGGGTGCGTGA
- a CDS encoding DUF995 domain-containing protein — protein sequence MSIGSRLWGAALALSLCLPVAAHGAEVAKKQAPTPLSAYELYRIYGDKTWTWNTGGGRFFDDGRRFVAWSNDKGKPSFAEGRWVVDDLGQLCMRATWTNAEGAARASTCFGHRKIGNTIYQRRQPNGEWYVFRHASVRQDDEFQKLVPADTVSAKASEVKQILLSQEIARKGG from the coding sequence ATGAGTATCGGATCGAGACTATGGGGAGCAGCGCTTGCTCTCAGCCTGTGCCTGCCGGTGGCAGCGCACGGCGCCGAGGTCGCCAAAAAGCAGGCGCCGACGCCGCTCAGCGCCTATGAGCTCTATCGGATCTACGGCGACAAGACCTGGACCTGGAACACCGGCGGCGGCCGTTTCTTCGACGACGGCCGGCGGTTCGTCGCCTGGAGCAACGACAAGGGGAAGCCGTCCTTTGCTGAAGGCAGATGGGTGGTCGACGATCTCGGCCAGCTCTGCATGCGCGCCACCTGGACGAATGCCGAGGGCGCGGCCCGCGCCAGCACCTGTTTCGGACATCGCAAGATCGGCAACACGATCTACCAGCGGCGCCAGCCGAACGGCGAATGGTATGTCTTCCGCCACGCATCGGTTCGTCAGGATGATGAATTCCAGAAGCTTGTTCCCGCCGATACCGTGAGCGCGAAGGCAAGCGAAGTGAAGCAGATCCTGCTGAGCCAGGAAATAGCCCGAAAAGGAGGGTGA
- the galE gene encoding UDP-glucose 4-epimerase GalE, with protein sequence MPRYVLVTGGAGFIGSHICKALSRGGMIPVTYDNLSTGHADSVRWGPLIRAELADAAALRRTLAEFSPDCVIHCGANAYVGESVEMPRKYYRNNVVGSLTLLEACLDQDIDRIIFSSSCATYGVPASLPIREESPQHPVNPYGRTKLIFEMALEDFAAAYGIRFAALRYFNAAGADPDGELAERHQPETHLIPRALLAAAGRLERLDIFGTDYATEDGTCVRDYIHVSDLAQAHLAAVNHLLADGGSLSVNLGSGRGTSVREILEAIHRASGREVPVRYRSRRVGDPPILFANTARAKAELGFSPAFSDIDTIIRTAGPTFGLEMRA encoded by the coding sequence ATGCCCCGCTACGTTCTCGTCACCGGCGGCGCCGGTTTCATAGGCAGTCATATCTGCAAAGCGCTGTCGCGCGGCGGCATGATCCCGGTTACCTACGATAATCTCTCGACCGGACATGCCGACAGTGTCCGCTGGGGGCCGCTCATCCGGGCGGAACTTGCCGACGCAGCCGCGCTGCGCCGGACCCTTGCCGAGTTTTCGCCGGATTGCGTCATCCATTGTGGTGCCAATGCCTATGTCGGCGAATCCGTCGAGATGCCGAGGAAATATTACCGGAACAACGTCGTCGGCAGTCTGACATTGCTGGAGGCCTGCCTCGACCAGGATATCGACCGGATCATCTTTTCGAGCAGTTGCGCCACCTATGGCGTCCCCGCCTCGCTGCCGATACGGGAGGAAAGCCCGCAGCACCCGGTCAATCCCTATGGACGCACCAAGCTGATTTTCGAAATGGCGCTCGAGGATTTTGCCGCTGCCTACGGCATCCGCTTTGCCGCACTGCGTTATTTCAATGCGGCCGGAGCCGATCCAGACGGCGAGCTCGCCGAGCGTCATCAACCCGAGACCCATCTCATCCCGCGCGCCCTTCTCGCCGCCGCCGGCAGGCTGGAGCGGCTCGATATCTTCGGCACCGATTATGCGACCGAGGACGGAACCTGTGTTCGCGACTATATTCATGTCAGCGATCTCGCGCAGGCGCATCTCGCCGCCGTCAATCATCTGTTGGCGGACGGCGGCTCGCTCAGCGTCAATCTCGGCTCCGGCCGGGGCACCTCGGTGCGCGAGATTCTCGAGGCGATCCATCGCGCCAGCGGCCGCGAAGTCCCTGTGCGTTATCGCTCCCGCCGCGTCGGCGATCCGCCGATCCTCTTTGCCAATACTGCAAGGGCGAAAGCGGAACTCGGCTTCTCGCCGGCTTTCTCGGATATCGATACGATCATCCGCACCGCCGGTCCCACCTTCGGGCTGGAGATGAGGGCATGA